The Siniperca chuatsi isolate FFG_IHB_CAS linkage group LG9, ASM2008510v1, whole genome shotgun sequence genome includes a region encoding these proteins:
- the osbpl3b gene encoding oxysterol-binding protein-related protein 3 isoform X1: MILQMDLRVEECSWYSSRSLHWPVCSEMGSEEHSTAMSQKISSLSRSNSSSSSKYDSRQDSWEIVEGLRGGFSNVLEPQKQEGYMLKRRKWPLKGWHKRYFFLDKGILKYGKCSADIEKGKLHGCIDVGLSVMAIKKKAKCIDLDAEENIYHLKIKSQELFDEWVSKLRHHRLYRQNEIAMYPNEKSFYYPHYPSPNSPSVAESASIRKCMSIRRQSTVHSAAAFPLSCNSQAKVAAWLQSSDDMGKCSKDLSVCEAYLLELNHLLQSMEVLHRTYSAPSIQALQASTFDSPKKEKRLPRKWRTKNYNKDVKTTLQVPSCISTGSIRLHASNPNLSTAALGNDKADPESLDSPFDVAKLQEDFCRVATNLHATMKSALSSLTSERARLKQCLDHETCPPTSPQVAGLKNSLATALAENSELRERLCKIHAESHIVEPTLINLTAPAQKQDSVDESHPLVHQVSNESRASITESLSEFFDAQEVLLSASSSENEVSEDDSYISDSDNISMDYFSNETESERQNSGSVEEGTVLCQRRSFLPSPSPNNSTISLWNILRNNIGKDLSKVAMPVQLNEPLNTLQRLCEELECSELLDRAANTQDPFERMIYIATFVVSGYASSYYRTGGKPFNPVLGETYECDRPDKGFRFVAEQVSHHPPISACHAESKNFIFWQDVRCKNKFWGKSMEIVPVGTTHVTLPGFGDHYEWNKVTSCIHNILSGQRWIEHYGEISIRNSSSDICQCKITFVKAKYWNSSMNEVEGTITDNKGKVIHRLFGKWHEAVFCGDPPSATCIWRANAMPVDHEQYYGFTKFAIELNELDPSLKLLLPPTDTRLRVDQRLLEEGNWEAAEEQKQRIEQLQRERRRVLEENNVTHQPKFFRKSKDDTWVSNNTYWELRKDPDFTHIDFPMLW; encoded by the exons TAGAGGAATGTTCCTGGTACTCCAGCCGTAGCCTGCACTGGCCAGTCTGCAGCGAGATGGGCTCAGAGGAACACAGTACAGCCATGTCACAAAAGATATCCTCCCTGTCGCGCAGCAACAGCAGCTCCTCGTCCAAATATGACAGCCGACAG GACAGCTGGGAAATAGTGGAGGGCCTGCGTGGAGGCTTCAGCAATGTCCTGGAGCCCCAGAAACAGGAGGGCTACATGCTGAAGAGGAGAAAGTGGCCTTTGAAGGGCTGGCATAAG AGATACTTTTTCCTGGACAAGGGCATCCTGAAGTATGGCAAATGCAGTGCTGAT ATTGAGAAAGGGAAGCTGCATGGCTGCATCGACGTGGGTCTCTCTGTCATGGCCATTAAGAAGAAAGCCAAGTGCATCGATCTTGATGCAGAGGAAAACATTTATCACCTGAAG ATTAAGTCACAGGAGCTGTTTGATGAATGGGTGTCCAAACTGCGTCACCATCGGCTCTATCGGCAAAATGAGATTGCCATGTACCCTAACGAGAAGTCCTTCTACTATCCCCACTACCCATCCCCCAACTCCCCTAGCGTGGCTGAGAGTGCCTCTATCAGAAAG TGCATGTCTATACGAAGGCAGTCCACAGTTCATTCTGCAGCAGCCTTCCCTTTAAGCTGCAACAGCCAGGCCAAAGTGGCAGCCTGGCTCCAGTCATCTGACGACATGGGCAAGTGCTCCAAAG ATTTGTCAGTCTGTGAGGCCTACCTGCTGGAGCTCAACCACCTGCTTCAGAGTATGGAAGTCCTCCACCGTACCTATTCTGCTCCATCTATCCAAGCACTGCAG GCATCTACATTCGACAGCCCCAAGAAGGAAAAGAGACTTCCAAGGAAATGGCGCACTAAAAACTACAACAAAGATGTCAAAACTACTCTGCAG GTACCCAGCTGCATTTCCACGGGCTCTATCCGCCTCCATGCCTCTAACCCCAACCTCTCCACCGCTGCACTCGGCAATGACAAGGCCGACCCTGAATCTCTGGATTCCCCTTTTGACGTGGCCAAGCTGCAGGAGGACTTTTGCCGTGTTGCCACCAATT TGCATGCAACCATGAAGTCAGCCCTGAGTTCACTAACATCTGAGAGAGCGAGATTAAAACAATGTCTGGACCACGAAACATGTCCCCCTACCTCACCACAGGTTGCTGGTTTAAAGAACTCACTGGCAACG GCTTTAGCCGAGAACTCTGAGCTGAGAGAGCGCCTGTGCAAGATTCATGCTGAGTCCCACATCGTAGAGCCCACACTAATAAATCTCACTGCCCCTGCGCAG AAACAGGACTCTGTTGACGAATCCCATCCCCTCGTACACCAAGTGTCCAATGAGAGCAGAGCTTCAATCACAGAGTCCTTGTCCGAGTTCTTTGATGCACAGGAAGTTCTGTTGTCTGCTAGTTCCTCTGAAAATGAG gtaTCAGAGGATGACTCATACATTAGTGACAGTGACAATATTTCGATGGACTACTTCAGCAAcgagacagaaagtgagagacaAAACTCAG GCTCTGTGGAAGAAGGCACTGTCCTTTGTCAGCGTAGATCCTTTCTGCCCTCGCCCAGCCCCAACAACAGCACCATCAGCCTATGGAACATCCTCAGAAACAACATCGGCAAAGACCTGTCCAAAGTGGCAATGCCTGTGCAACTTAATGAGCCGCTCAACACCCTGCAGAGACTGTGTGAGGAGCTGGAGTGCAGCGAACTGCTAGACAGGGCTGCTAACACACAGGACCCTTTTGAACGTATG ATATACATAGCTACATTCGTTGTATCTGGCTATGCATCCAGCTACTACAGAACTGGGGGAAAGCCTTTCAACCCCGTCCTGGGAGAGACATATGAATGTGACCGGCCAGATAAAGGCTTTCGATTTGTTGCAGAGCAG GTCAGCCATCACCCACCGATCTCAGCTTGCCATGCAGAGTCTAAAAACTTCATCTTCTGGCAAG ATGTGAGGTGTAAGAACAAGTTCTGGGGGAAGTCAATGGAGATTGTTCCTGTTGGTACCACTCATGTAACTCTGCCAGG ATTTGGAGACCACTATGAGTGGAATAAGGTGACGTCCTGCATCCACAACATTCTCAGTGGACAGCGCTGGATTGAGCACTATGGGGAGATCTCCATCAGAAACTCCAGCAGTGATATTTGTCAGTGCAAGATCACTTTTGTTAAG GCCAAATACTGGAATTCAAGTATGAATGAGGTGGAGGGAACTATCACAGATAATAAAGGGAAGGTCATCCACAGACTCTTTGGAAAGTGGCATGAAGCAGTTTTCTGTGGAGACCCGCCCTCAGCCACATGCATATGGAGAGCAA ATGCAATGCCAGTAGACCATGAGCAGTACTATGGTTTCACCAAGTTTGCTATCGAACTGAATGAGCTAGACCCATCCCTGAAACTGCTACTACCACCCACAGACACCAGACTACGTGTAGACCAaag ACTGCTGGAGGAGGGGAACTGGGAGGCTGCAGAGGAGCAGAAACAGAGGATTgaacagctgcagagagagagacggagagtcCTGGAGGAGAACAACGTAACACATCAACCTAAATTCTTCAG GAAGTCAAAGGATGATACCTGGGTGAGCAACAACACATACTGGGAGCTGAGGAAGGACCCTGACTTCACCCACATAGATTTTCCTATGCTGTGGTGA
- the osbpl3b gene encoding oxysterol-binding protein-related protein 3 isoform X6, which yields MILQMDLRVEECSWYSSRSLHWPVCSEMGSEEHSTAMSQKISSLSRSNSSSSSKYDSRQDSWEIVEGLRGGFSNVLEPQKQEGYMLKRRKWPLKGWHKRYFFLDKGILKYGKCSADIEKGKLHGCIDVGLSVMAIKKKAKCIDLDAEENIYHLKIKSQELFDEWVSKLRHHRLYRQNEIAMYPNEKSFYYPHYPSPNSPSVAESASIRKCMSIRRQSTVHSAAAFPLSCNSQAKVAAWLQSSDDMGKCSKDLSVCEAYLLELNHLLQSMEVLHRTYSAPSIQALQASTFDSPKKEKRLPRKWRTKNYNKDVKTTLQVPSCISTGSIRLHASNPNLSTAALGNDKADPESLDSPFDVAKLQEDFCRVATNLHATMKSALSSLTSERARLKQCLDHETCPPTSPQVAGLKNSLATALAENSELRERLCKIHAESHIVEPTLINLTAPAQKQDSVDESHPLVHQVSNESRASITESLSEFFDAQEVLLSASSSENEVSEDDSYISDSDNISMDYFSNETESERQNSGSVEEGTVLCQRRSFLPSPSPNNSTISLWNILRNNIGKDLSKVAMPVQLNEPLNTLQRLCEELECSELLDRAANTQDPFERMIYIATFVVSGYASSYYRTGGKPFNPVLGETYECDRPDKGFRFVAEQVSHHPPISACHAESKNFIFWQDVRCKNKFWGKSMEIVPVGTTHVTLPGFGDHYEWNKVTSCIHNILSGQRWIEHYGEISIRNSSSDICQCKITFVKKHSALRIDVTPVSTSSPVYPLL from the exons TAGAGGAATGTTCCTGGTACTCCAGCCGTAGCCTGCACTGGCCAGTCTGCAGCGAGATGGGCTCAGAGGAACACAGTACAGCCATGTCACAAAAGATATCCTCCCTGTCGCGCAGCAACAGCAGCTCCTCGTCCAAATATGACAGCCGACAG GACAGCTGGGAAATAGTGGAGGGCCTGCGTGGAGGCTTCAGCAATGTCCTGGAGCCCCAGAAACAGGAGGGCTACATGCTGAAGAGGAGAAAGTGGCCTTTGAAGGGCTGGCATAAG AGATACTTTTTCCTGGACAAGGGCATCCTGAAGTATGGCAAATGCAGTGCTGAT ATTGAGAAAGGGAAGCTGCATGGCTGCATCGACGTGGGTCTCTCTGTCATGGCCATTAAGAAGAAAGCCAAGTGCATCGATCTTGATGCAGAGGAAAACATTTATCACCTGAAG ATTAAGTCACAGGAGCTGTTTGATGAATGGGTGTCCAAACTGCGTCACCATCGGCTCTATCGGCAAAATGAGATTGCCATGTACCCTAACGAGAAGTCCTTCTACTATCCCCACTACCCATCCCCCAACTCCCCTAGCGTGGCTGAGAGTGCCTCTATCAGAAAG TGCATGTCTATACGAAGGCAGTCCACAGTTCATTCTGCAGCAGCCTTCCCTTTAAGCTGCAACAGCCAGGCCAAAGTGGCAGCCTGGCTCCAGTCATCTGACGACATGGGCAAGTGCTCCAAAG ATTTGTCAGTCTGTGAGGCCTACCTGCTGGAGCTCAACCACCTGCTTCAGAGTATGGAAGTCCTCCACCGTACCTATTCTGCTCCATCTATCCAAGCACTGCAG GCATCTACATTCGACAGCCCCAAGAAGGAAAAGAGACTTCCAAGGAAATGGCGCACTAAAAACTACAACAAAGATGTCAAAACTACTCTGCAG GTACCCAGCTGCATTTCCACGGGCTCTATCCGCCTCCATGCCTCTAACCCCAACCTCTCCACCGCTGCACTCGGCAATGACAAGGCCGACCCTGAATCTCTGGATTCCCCTTTTGACGTGGCCAAGCTGCAGGAGGACTTTTGCCGTGTTGCCACCAATT TGCATGCAACCATGAAGTCAGCCCTGAGTTCACTAACATCTGAGAGAGCGAGATTAAAACAATGTCTGGACCACGAAACATGTCCCCCTACCTCACCACAGGTTGCTGGTTTAAAGAACTCACTGGCAACG GCTTTAGCCGAGAACTCTGAGCTGAGAGAGCGCCTGTGCAAGATTCATGCTGAGTCCCACATCGTAGAGCCCACACTAATAAATCTCACTGCCCCTGCGCAG AAACAGGACTCTGTTGACGAATCCCATCCCCTCGTACACCAAGTGTCCAATGAGAGCAGAGCTTCAATCACAGAGTCCTTGTCCGAGTTCTTTGATGCACAGGAAGTTCTGTTGTCTGCTAGTTCCTCTGAAAATGAG gtaTCAGAGGATGACTCATACATTAGTGACAGTGACAATATTTCGATGGACTACTTCAGCAAcgagacagaaagtgagagacaAAACTCAG GCTCTGTGGAAGAAGGCACTGTCCTTTGTCAGCGTAGATCCTTTCTGCCCTCGCCCAGCCCCAACAACAGCACCATCAGCCTATGGAACATCCTCAGAAACAACATCGGCAAAGACCTGTCCAAAGTGGCAATGCCTGTGCAACTTAATGAGCCGCTCAACACCCTGCAGAGACTGTGTGAGGAGCTGGAGTGCAGCGAACTGCTAGACAGGGCTGCTAACACACAGGACCCTTTTGAACGTATG ATATACATAGCTACATTCGTTGTATCTGGCTATGCATCCAGCTACTACAGAACTGGGGGAAAGCCTTTCAACCCCGTCCTGGGAGAGACATATGAATGTGACCGGCCAGATAAAGGCTTTCGATTTGTTGCAGAGCAG GTCAGCCATCACCCACCGATCTCAGCTTGCCATGCAGAGTCTAAAAACTTCATCTTCTGGCAAG ATGTGAGGTGTAAGAACAAGTTCTGGGGGAAGTCAATGGAGATTGTTCCTGTTGGTACCACTCATGTAACTCTGCCAGG ATTTGGAGACCACTATGAGTGGAATAAGGTGACGTCCTGCATCCACAACATTCTCAGTGGACAGCGCTGGATTGAGCACTATGGGGAGATCTCCATCAGAAACTCCAGCAGTGATATTTGTCAGTGCAAGATCACTTTTGTTAAG aagcATTCAGCCTTAAGGATTGATGTCACACCTGTATCCACTTCCAGTCCAGTGTATCCATTACTGTGA
- the osbpl3b gene encoding oxysterol-binding protein-related protein 3 isoform X7: MILQMDLRVEECSWYSSRSLHWPVCSEMGSEEHSTAMSQKISSLSRSNSSSSSKYDSRQDSWEIVEGLRGGFSNVLEPQKQEGYMLKRRKWPLKGWHKRYFFLDKGILKYGKCSADIEKGKLHGCIDVGLSVMAIKKKAKCIDLDAEENIYHLKIKSQELFDEWVSKLRHHRLYRQNEIAMYPNEKSFYYPHYPSPNSPSVAESASIRKCMSIRRQSTVHSAAAFPLSCNSQAKVAAWLQSSDDMGKCSKDLSVCEAYLLELNHLLQSMEVLHRTYSAPSIQALQASTFDSPKKEKRLPRKWRTKNYNKDVKTTLQVPSCISTGSIRLHASNPNLSTAALGNDKADPESLDSPFDVAKLQEDFCRVATNLHATMKSALSSLTSERARLKQCLDHETCPPTSPQVAGLKNSLATKQDSVDESHPLVHQVSNESRASITESLSEFFDAQEVLLSASSSENEVSEDDSYISDSDNISMDYFSNETESERQNSGSVEEGTVLCQRRSFLPSPSPNNSTISLWNILRNNIGKDLSKVAMPVQLNEPLNTLQRLCEELECSELLDRAANTQDPFERMIYIATFVVSGYASSYYRTGGKPFNPVLGETYECDRPDKGFRFVAEQVSHHPPISACHAESKNFIFWQDVRCKNKFWGKSMEIVPVGTTHVTLPGFGDHYEWNKVTSCIHNILSGQRWIEHYGEISIRNSSSDICQCKITFVKKHSALRIDVTPVSTSSPVYPLL; the protein is encoded by the exons TAGAGGAATGTTCCTGGTACTCCAGCCGTAGCCTGCACTGGCCAGTCTGCAGCGAGATGGGCTCAGAGGAACACAGTACAGCCATGTCACAAAAGATATCCTCCCTGTCGCGCAGCAACAGCAGCTCCTCGTCCAAATATGACAGCCGACAG GACAGCTGGGAAATAGTGGAGGGCCTGCGTGGAGGCTTCAGCAATGTCCTGGAGCCCCAGAAACAGGAGGGCTACATGCTGAAGAGGAGAAAGTGGCCTTTGAAGGGCTGGCATAAG AGATACTTTTTCCTGGACAAGGGCATCCTGAAGTATGGCAAATGCAGTGCTGAT ATTGAGAAAGGGAAGCTGCATGGCTGCATCGACGTGGGTCTCTCTGTCATGGCCATTAAGAAGAAAGCCAAGTGCATCGATCTTGATGCAGAGGAAAACATTTATCACCTGAAG ATTAAGTCACAGGAGCTGTTTGATGAATGGGTGTCCAAACTGCGTCACCATCGGCTCTATCGGCAAAATGAGATTGCCATGTACCCTAACGAGAAGTCCTTCTACTATCCCCACTACCCATCCCCCAACTCCCCTAGCGTGGCTGAGAGTGCCTCTATCAGAAAG TGCATGTCTATACGAAGGCAGTCCACAGTTCATTCTGCAGCAGCCTTCCCTTTAAGCTGCAACAGCCAGGCCAAAGTGGCAGCCTGGCTCCAGTCATCTGACGACATGGGCAAGTGCTCCAAAG ATTTGTCAGTCTGTGAGGCCTACCTGCTGGAGCTCAACCACCTGCTTCAGAGTATGGAAGTCCTCCACCGTACCTATTCTGCTCCATCTATCCAAGCACTGCAG GCATCTACATTCGACAGCCCCAAGAAGGAAAAGAGACTTCCAAGGAAATGGCGCACTAAAAACTACAACAAAGATGTCAAAACTACTCTGCAG GTACCCAGCTGCATTTCCACGGGCTCTATCCGCCTCCATGCCTCTAACCCCAACCTCTCCACCGCTGCACTCGGCAATGACAAGGCCGACCCTGAATCTCTGGATTCCCCTTTTGACGTGGCCAAGCTGCAGGAGGACTTTTGCCGTGTTGCCACCAATT TGCATGCAACCATGAAGTCAGCCCTGAGTTCACTAACATCTGAGAGAGCGAGATTAAAACAATGTCTGGACCACGAAACATGTCCCCCTACCTCACCACAGGTTGCTGGTTTAAAGAACTCACTGGCAACG AAACAGGACTCTGTTGACGAATCCCATCCCCTCGTACACCAAGTGTCCAATGAGAGCAGAGCTTCAATCACAGAGTCCTTGTCCGAGTTCTTTGATGCACAGGAAGTTCTGTTGTCTGCTAGTTCCTCTGAAAATGAG gtaTCAGAGGATGACTCATACATTAGTGACAGTGACAATATTTCGATGGACTACTTCAGCAAcgagacagaaagtgagagacaAAACTCAG GCTCTGTGGAAGAAGGCACTGTCCTTTGTCAGCGTAGATCCTTTCTGCCCTCGCCCAGCCCCAACAACAGCACCATCAGCCTATGGAACATCCTCAGAAACAACATCGGCAAAGACCTGTCCAAAGTGGCAATGCCTGTGCAACTTAATGAGCCGCTCAACACCCTGCAGAGACTGTGTGAGGAGCTGGAGTGCAGCGAACTGCTAGACAGGGCTGCTAACACACAGGACCCTTTTGAACGTATG ATATACATAGCTACATTCGTTGTATCTGGCTATGCATCCAGCTACTACAGAACTGGGGGAAAGCCTTTCAACCCCGTCCTGGGAGAGACATATGAATGTGACCGGCCAGATAAAGGCTTTCGATTTGTTGCAGAGCAG GTCAGCCATCACCCACCGATCTCAGCTTGCCATGCAGAGTCTAAAAACTTCATCTTCTGGCAAG ATGTGAGGTGTAAGAACAAGTTCTGGGGGAAGTCAATGGAGATTGTTCCTGTTGGTACCACTCATGTAACTCTGCCAGG ATTTGGAGACCACTATGAGTGGAATAAGGTGACGTCCTGCATCCACAACATTCTCAGTGGACAGCGCTGGATTGAGCACTATGGGGAGATCTCCATCAGAAACTCCAGCAGTGATATTTGTCAGTGCAAGATCACTTTTGTTAAG aagcATTCAGCCTTAAGGATTGATGTCACACCTGTATCCACTTCCAGTCCAGTGTATCCATTACTGTGA